A single candidate division SR1 bacterium Aalborg_AAW-1 DNA region contains:
- a CDS encoding 16S ribosomal RNA methyltransferase RsmE has protein sequence MQLFFSGQYSRSEDHITITEERIIHQCSRVLRMQPGDQIQIQDNNQRHTIVLDGFSKKALTGKIRDTIRYPQETKITTLFIAIPNRRDKAELIAQKLTEIGVSHIIFRQASRSVLKSVPHKKQERIHHIALEASEQSFRTTLPTITFLEKWDEKYILGHDVSILFYQGGSTFDSGSTEGMNNRSGIIGPEGGFTPQELEYFSPITTVHTLGSSILRMETAAMIGSRLLQQ, from the coding sequence ATGCAACTTTTTTTTTCTGGCCAATATTCGCGTTCTGAAGATCATATCACCATCACTGAAGAGCGTATCATCCATCAGTGTTCTCGTGTCCTTAGAATGCAACCATGAGATCAAATTCAAATCCAAGACAATAACCAAAGACATACCATTGTACTCGATTGATTTTCAAAAAAAGCCCTTACAGGAAAGATAAGAGACACCATACGTTATCCACAAGAAACCAAAATCACTACTCTTTTTATTGCCATACCTAATCGTCGAGACAAGGCCGAACTCATCGCTCAGAAATTAACAGAAATAGGAGTTAGTCATATCATTTTTCGACAAGCATCCAGATCAGTACTTAAATCTGTACCTCATAAAAAACAAGAAAGAATCCATCATATAGCGCTTGAAGCAAGCGAACAATCTTTTCGTACCACACTTCCTACTATTACTTTCCTTGAAAAGTGGGATGAAAAATATATACTCTGACACGATGTCAGTATCTTATTCTACCAATGAGGTTCTACTTTTGATTCATGATCCACAGAATGAATGAATAACAGGTCATGAATTATCGGACCTGAATGATGATTTACTCCACAAGAACTAGAATACTTTTCTCCTATCACTACAGTCCATACCTTATGATCTTCTATCCTGCGTATGGAAACAGCAGCTATGATATGATCACGACTTCTTCAACAATAA
- the murE gene encoding UDP-N-acetylmuramoyl-L-alanyl-D-glutamate--L-lysine ligase has product MIQKIKALLRNTFVYRFYKTMRGKYALLKYDNPSNGMFVIGITGTNGKTTTSFMIHHIFNTLIDKAFLLGTNEIKYGTESVANTSKMTSPDVMDVQKYLAQAKAQGCHIAVLETASHGLDQDRFHGIDFDMGILTNITPEHLDYHKSMEEYAKTKKKLFQNVATNSKPNKMAILPKDDKIGREWADELGIEKTMTFGIVSGATLKAEAITYTVDSTSFTINYMGQLFPMTMKMVGIHNVYNTLTALCAGLVVGLDLNDMIATFTTFQPPLGRMEPIIHNNTHYFVDFAHTPDALEKTLSYLASIKKDGRLLLLTGAMGQRDRFKRPMMGKLADQYADIIVLADEDPGEEPRFQIIQEIKDGINRYDGDNLFIIPDRQKAIQFLTQIARPGDVVLLAGKGHETVMSVPGGKISRNEKVILENYLQEKGV; this is encoded by the coding sequence ATGATTCAAAAAATCAAAGCACTTCTCAGAAATACCTTCGTCTATAGATTTTATAAAACAATGAGAGGGAAATACGCACTTCTCAAATATGACAATCCAAGCAATGGGATGTTTGTGATCTGAATTACTTGAACGAATGGTAAAACGACCACCAGTTTTATGATCCATCATATTTTTAACACCCTGATCGATAAAGCATTTCTCCTATGAACCAATGAGATCAAATATGGAACCGAAAGTGTGGCCAATACATCTAAAATGACATCACCTGATGTGATGGATGTTCAGAAATATCTTGCACAAGCGAAAGCACAAGGATGTCATATCGCTGTATTAGAAACAGCAAGTCATGGCTTAGATCAGGATAGATTCCATGGTATCGATTTTGATATGGGAATACTAACCAACATCACTCCCGAACATCTTGACTATCACAAATCTATGGAAGAATATGCCAAAACAAAGAAAAAACTCTTCCAAAATGTAGCAACTAATTCCAAACCAAACAAAATGGCTATTCTCCCTAAAGATGATAAAATAGGAAGAGAATGGGCAGATGAACTTGGGATAGAAAAAACCATGACATTCGGTATTGTCAGTGGAGCAACGCTGAAAGCAGAAGCTATTACCTATACTGTAGACAGTACATCATTTACTATCAATTATATGGGTCAACTCTTTCCTATGACTATGAAAATGGTTTGAATCCATAACGTGTATAATACCCTTACAGCACTCTGTGCAGGTCTTGTAGTTTGACTTGACCTCAATGATATGATCGCAACCTTCACTACATTCCAACCACCACTGGGAAGAATGGAACCTATAATACATAACAATACTCACTACTTCGTAGACTTCGCTCATACTCCTGATGCCCTTGAAAAAACACTCTCCTATCTAGCATCTATCAAAAAAGACTGAAGACTCCTCCTTCTTACTTGAGCGATGGGACAGAGAGATAGATTTAAAAGGCCAATGATGGGAAAACTTGCTGATCAATACGCTGATATTATTGTCCTTGCTGACGAAGATCCAGGTGAAGAACCGAGATTTCAAATTATCCAAGAGATCAAAGATGGGATCAATCGCTATGATGGTGACAATCTCTTTATCATCCCAGATAGACAGAAAGCAATACAATTTCTGACCCAGATTGCACGTCCAGGCGACGTAGTTCTCCTTGCAGGTAAAGGTCACGAAACTGTGATGTCCGTCCCATGAGGTAAAATCTCTCGAAATGAAAAAGTTATTCTAGAAAATTATTTACAAGAAAAAGGAGTCTAA
- the prmC gene encoding Release factor glutamine methyltransferase, giving the protein MTFFQLIGDPHYKHKFVLQKIIGHLTGWTREELIVHYDDEVSVELGDQINGKYRLYSEDHEPLEYILGYVEYGGLRFSVNKNTIIPRPETEYMIEAVREYLQGKMKNEEGKIILVDVGTGSGVLGLSLLHSHGSQIEQAFLIDISEDALAVAKKNYNYCIVHNQIDKSVDVMIEKGNLFSSPALDSGLLRTSQGQEVIILANLPYIPDETFDTNPDLSIKYEPRVAFVGGDDGLELYRIMFAQIRESGYQTTMFLEMMTWQVDILRQEFDWLVFEEIKTFHFQIKIVKVMFKN; this is encoded by the coding sequence ATGACATTTTTTCAGTTAATTGGTGATCCTCACTATAAACATAAATTTGTATTACAAAAAATTATATGACATCTGACAGGGTGGACGAGAGAAGAGCTCATTGTGCATTATGATGATGAGGTATCTGTTGAATTATGAGACCAAATCAATGGAAAATACAGACTTTACTCTGAAGATCATGAACCACTGGAATATATTCTCTGATATGTAGAATATGGATGACTCCGTTTTTCAGTGAATAAAAATACTATTATACCTCGTCCAGAAACCGAATATATGATAGAAGCAGTTAGAGAATACCTCCAATGAAAAATGAAGAATGAAGAATGAAAAATTATACTGGTAGATGTGGGGACAGGTTCAGGAGTACTAGGATTGTCACTTTTACACTCTCATGGGAGTCAGATAGAGCAGGCTTTTCTGATAGATATTAGTGAAGATGCATTGGCTGTTGCAAAAAAAAACTATAATTATTGTATAGTACATAATCAAATAGATAAGAGTGTTGATGTGATGATTGAAAAGGGAAATTTGTTTAGTTCTCCTGCATTGGATAGTGGATTGCTTCGTACCTCGCAATGACAGGAAGTGATAATATTAGCTAATCTTCCTTATATTCCTGATGAAACTTTTGATACGAATCCTGATCTTTCGATCAAATATGAGCCAAGAGTGGCTTTCGTAGGTGGTGATGATGGCTTAGAGTTGTATAGAATCATGTTTGCACAAATACGTGAGAGTGGATATCAGACGACGATGTTTCTGGAGATGATGACCTGGCAAGTGGACATTCTTCGTCAAGAGTTTGACTGGTTAGTATTTGAGGAAATCAAGACGTTTCACTTTCAAATTAAGATTGTGAAAGTAATGTTTAAAAATTAA